From a single Flavobacteriales bacterium genomic region:
- a CDS encoding PLP-dependent transferase, translating into MDDLSYILNQLGEHREDYLNAVAPPLFQSSNFAFPDVATMRTELQRELEVPFYTRGYNPTVAILRSKLAALDGAEDALVFSSGTAAIAAAIMSVVKAGDHVVCVQKPYSWTNKLLNKYLVQYGVTTTMADGTDTAQISAAINEQTKLIYLESPNSITFELQDLEAVARLAKEKGITTICDNSYCTPLLQQPIRMGIDMTVQSATKYLNGHSDVVAGVVCGSKERIMRMFNAEFMTLGAIISPHDAWMMLRGLRTLPLRMERSAASAFELAKRLEGHPAVATVYHPFLPGHPQHELAKRQMKSGSGLLSIALKSERVEDTETFCNNLHHFLLATSWGGYESLVYPLCVLSESPNYASPVLRLNLVRLYVGLEDVDALWEDLKAALDKIA; encoded by the coding sequence ATGGATGATCTGTCTTACATCCTGAACCAACTGGGGGAGCACCGTGAAGATTATCTGAATGCGGTTGCTCCCCCGCTTTTTCAGTCTTCCAACTTTGCATTCCCCGATGTGGCTACCATGCGCACGGAACTGCAACGCGAACTGGAAGTACCCTTCTACACCCGGGGCTACAACCCCACCGTTGCCATCCTTCGCAGCAAACTGGCCGCCCTCGACGGCGCCGAAGATGCACTGGTGTTTTCCAGCGGAACGGCTGCCATTGCAGCAGCCATCATGTCGGTGGTAAAGGCCGGTGACCATGTGGTGTGTGTGCAGAAGCCCTACAGCTGGACCAACAAGTTGCTGAACAAATACCTCGTACAATACGGGGTGACCACCACCATGGCGGATGGCACCGATACCGCACAGATCTCCGCAGCCATCAATGAGCAAACCAAACTAATCTACCTGGAAAGTCCGAACTCGATCACCTTCGAGTTGCAGGACCTGGAAGCAGTGGCCCGGCTGGCAAAAGAAAAAGGCATCACCACCATCTGCGACAACAGCTACTGCACCCCCCTGTTGCAGCAACCCATACGGATGGGCATTGACATGACGGTGCAGTCGGCAACCAAATACCTGAACGGTCACAGTGATGTGGTGGCCGGTGTGGTGTGCGGATCGAAAGAACGCATCATGCGCATGTTCAACGCGGAGTTCATGACACTCGGCGCCATCATTTCTCCCCATGATGCATGGATGATGTTGCGCGGGCTGAGAACCCTGCCTCTTCGCATGGAACGGAGTGCGGCGTCTGCGTTTGAGCTTGCGAAGCGATTGGAAGGCCACCCCGCCGTAGCAACCGTGTATCACCCGTTCCTTCCCGGTCATCCTCAGCATGAACTGGCCAAACGCCAGATGAAAAGCGGAAGCGGACTGCTCTCGATCGCACTTAAATCGGAGCGCGTGGAAGACACGGAAACATTCTGCAACAACCTGCATCATTTCCTGCTGGCCACATCGTGGGGCGGATATGAGTCGTTGGTATACCCGCTGTGCGTACTCTCCGAATCACCCAACTATGCATCTCCGGTCCTGCGCCTGAATTTGGTGCGGCTGTATGTCGGACTTGAAGATGTGGATGCGTTGTGGGAAGATCTGAAAGCTGCGCTGGACAAGATCGCCTGA
- the gldA gene encoding gliding motility-associated ABC transporter ATP-binding subunit GldA — MSIRVRNITKVYGEQKALDNVSFDVGGKEVVGFLGPNGAGKSTMMKIITCFIPQTEGDVNVCGYDVVEQSLEVRKNVGYLPEHNPLYLDMYVKEYLAFIGGLHFKGKQIRQRVDEMVEITGLGLEQHKKIGALSKGYRQRVGLAQALIHDPKVLILDEPTSGLDPNQLREIRNLIRRVGAEKSVMLSTHIMQEVEAMCDRVIIINRGKIVADKPASDLKEGLGKGQVVTIEFEAEISVDALQALPGISAIHSETTRRYRIESAAEADLRTVLFQFAVENKVTILTLQKEEIKLEEVFQQLTK; from the coding sequence ATGTCTATCCGGGTAAGGAACATCACCAAAGTGTACGGCGAGCAGAAAGCGCTCGACAATGTGAGCTTCGATGTGGGCGGCAAGGAAGTGGTCGGATTTCTAGGACCGAACGGCGCGGGTAAGTCGACCATGATGAAGATCATCACCTGCTTCATCCCGCAAACCGAAGGGGACGTGAACGTGTGCGGCTACGACGTGGTGGAACAGTCCCTGGAAGTGAGGAAGAATGTAGGCTACCTGCCCGAACACAATCCGCTGTATCTCGACATGTATGTGAAAGAGTACCTGGCGTTCATCGGCGGACTTCACTTCAAAGGAAAACAAATCCGGCAGCGGGTGGATGAAATGGTGGAGATCACAGGCCTCGGACTGGAACAGCACAAAAAGATCGGCGCCTTGTCAAAGGGATACCGGCAGCGGGTCGGACTGGCACAGGCGCTGATCCACGATCCCAAAGTGCTGATCCTGGATGAACCTACCTCGGGCCTTGATCCGAACCAGCTGCGCGAGATCCGGAACCTGATCCGCCGCGTGGGGGCTGAGAAAAGCGTCATGCTATCCACCCATATCATGCAGGAAGTAGAAGCCATGTGCGACCGGGTAATCATCATCAACCGGGGAAAGATCGTGGCCGACAAACCGGCATCAGACCTGAAGGAAGGGCTCGGAAAAGGACAGGTGGTTACCATCGAGTTTGAAGCGGAAATCAGCGTGGATGCGCTCCAGGCGCTGCCCGGCATCTCAGCCATTCACAGCGAAACAACGCGCAGATACCGGATCGAATCTGCGGCCGAGGCGGATCTCCGCACGGTATTGTTTCAGTTCGCGGTGGAGAACAAGGTCACCATCCTCACCCTGCAGAAAGAAGAGATCAAGCTGGAGGAGGTCTTCCAACAATTGACGAAGTAG
- a CDS encoding M4 family metallopeptidase, whose product MKRKVAGGIVCAIFLLNWTGLQAQVLSGQAAASILPDAETIRLDQKRSSKPLFVRFDRTSARHKQQSPKAAVMSTVAARPEDDFQQVKTKTDRIGMTHIQYQQLYKGIPVQGGEFRAHLEGGVVSSVNGLFMDVKDLNVVPAISEEQSLSDALNFVGGKRYMWEDKAEVESLRKALEKPDLSFEPKAELWIVAPDFNPTNGFRLAYRYEIWSLEPDSRAQIYVDAQTGKVIAKNELIHSVDATGSANTRYDGTQTIITDSYNGSYRLRETGRGNGIQTMNAQNGTSTGGAVDFTDSDNNWTSTANMDDAATNAHLAAEKMYDFLKDRENQNSIDGNGLKLIGYVHWDSNWNNAQWTGSYMRYGDGNNNPLTTIDIGSHEVGHGVTSESANLVYSYESGALNESFSDIFGTLVEWYATPGKADWLMGADIGAIRSLSNPNTYSNPDTYKGTYWETSSNDNGGVHTNSGVQNHWFYVLSEGESGSNDNGDSYNVTGIGIEKAGHISFRNLTVYLGANSDYSDARYYALESAKDLYGDCSNEYAQTANAWYAVGVGDPVQCNVAPEPDFVADVTASCDGKVQFTDKSTFAPTSWAWDFGDGASSTQQNPSHTYTASGTFTVKLTATNAYGQNTDTKTSYVTISLLSPPTTQGDQICGSGTVNLSASGSGNKYNWYDAANGGTLLYTGGTYSPSVSNTTSYWVEAVDEKAKVKGGPADNTIGTGGYFTANDLRGLFFDVTSSVYLRTVKVYANTAGDRLIEVLQGSDTGPVYASKTVTIPAGESRVTLDFYLQPGTNYFIKCTGDPTTTPSDVDLYRNDAGSTFPLNVGGVVSITGTNAGSDGYYYYFYDWEIQEKECVSERVEVVATVDPNGVNPTISADNSTVCAGDAVNMDAGSGYTAYQWSTGATTQTVTVNPTANTTYSVTVTASGGCTGNTSTSISVNPLPTPTITQDGNGTLIISGITGTHSYQWFRDGAMISGATNDTYIPNVNGVYTVKVTDGNGCTGESSPLTVLNVGLSQLDQDVALRLFPNPAGDQVNLSIEGKGTLQMEVINLIGETVIVKRNLQTGTHTISLTALPDGVYMVRLIATDTQAQKVIRLVKGL is encoded by the coding sequence ATGAAAAGAAAGGTAGCAGGAGGAATAGTGTGTGCTATATTTCTCCTCAATTGGACAGGACTTCAGGCGCAGGTATTGAGCGGCCAGGCGGCAGCATCGATCCTCCCTGATGCGGAGACCATCCGACTCGACCAGAAAAGGTCATCCAAACCCCTGTTTGTACGATTTGATCGTACATCTGCACGACACAAGCAACAGTCTCCCAAAGCAGCTGTCATGTCAACCGTGGCGGCCCGACCCGAAGACGATTTCCAACAAGTGAAGACCAAGACCGACCGGATCGGCATGACCCACATCCAGTACCAGCAACTGTACAAGGGCATCCCGGTGCAGGGCGGTGAGTTCCGCGCCCACCTCGAAGGCGGTGTGGTCAGCTCTGTGAACGGACTGTTCATGGATGTAAAGGACCTGAACGTGGTGCCCGCCATCTCCGAAGAACAAAGCCTTTCCGATGCCCTTAATTTCGTGGGAGGTAAAAGGTACATGTGGGAAGATAAGGCTGAAGTGGAAAGCCTCAGAAAAGCCCTGGAAAAACCCGATCTCAGTTTCGAACCCAAAGCCGAACTGTGGATCGTGGCGCCCGACTTCAATCCCACCAACGGATTCCGCCTGGCTTACCGCTACGAGATCTGGTCGTTGGAACCCGATTCACGTGCACAGATCTATGTGGATGCCCAAACCGGCAAGGTCATTGCAAAGAATGAACTGATCCACTCGGTAGACGCCACAGGTTCTGCCAACACCCGCTACGATGGTACGCAAACCATCATCACCGATAGTTACAACGGCTCTTACCGCCTGCGTGAAACCGGACGCGGCAATGGTATCCAAACCATGAATGCCCAGAACGGCACCTCCACCGGCGGCGCTGTTGACTTCACCGATTCCGATAACAACTGGACATCTACGGCCAACATGGATGATGCTGCCACCAATGCGCACCTCGCCGCCGAAAAGATGTACGACTTCCTGAAAGACCGGGAAAACCAGAACAGCATTGACGGAAACGGCCTCAAGCTGATCGGTTATGTGCATTGGGACAGCAACTGGAACAACGCCCAGTGGACCGGCAGCTACATGCGCTACGGCGACGGCAACAACAACCCGCTCACCACCATCGACATCGGTTCACATGAAGTGGGACACGGCGTTACTTCCGAAAGTGCCAACCTGGTTTACTCTTATGAATCAGGCGCCCTGAACGAATCCTTCAGCGACATCTTCGGAACCCTCGTGGAATGGTACGCCACTCCCGGCAAAGCCGACTGGCTGATGGGGGCCGACATCGGTGCCATCCGCAGCCTTTCCAACCCGAATACCTATTCCAACCCCGATACCTATAAAGGAACCTATTGGGAAACCAGCTCGAACGACAACGGCGGTGTGCACACAAACAGCGGTGTGCAGAACCACTGGTTTTATGTACTCTCGGAAGGTGAATCAGGATCAAACGACAACGGTGATTCCTATAATGTAACCGGCATCGGTATTGAAAAGGCAGGACACATCTCCTTCCGCAACCTGACCGTTTACCTGGGCGCCAACTCGGATTATTCCGACGCCCGCTATTACGCCCTGGAATCTGCCAAGGATCTCTACGGCGACTGCTCCAATGAGTATGCGCAAACCGCCAATGCATGGTATGCAGTGGGTGTGGGTGATCCCGTTCAGTGCAACGTGGCCCCCGAACCCGATTTCGTGGCCGACGTAACCGCCAGCTGCGACGGCAAGGTGCAGTTCACCGACAAGAGTACCTTCGCCCCTACTTCATGGGCATGGGATTTCGGTGACGGCGCTTCCTCCACACAACAAAACCCGTCTCACACCTACACCGCCAGCGGTACCTTCACCGTGAAGCTGACCGCTACCAATGCCTATGGACAAAACACCGACACCAAGACGTCTTATGTGACCATCAGCCTGCTCAGTCCGCCCACCACCCAGGGCGACCAGATCTGTGGCTCAGGTACGGTGAACCTGTCCGCTTCCGGTTCAGGCAACAAGTACAATTGGTACGACGCTGCCAACGGGGGCACCCTGCTGTACACCGGTGGCACCTACTCACCTTCGGTGTCCAACACCACCAGTTACTGGGTGGAGGCCGTGGATGAGAAGGCAAAGGTGAAAGGCGGACCGGCCGATAACACCATCGGTACGGGTGGCTATTTCACCGCCAATGACCTGCGCGGTTTGTTCTTCGATGTAACTTCATCGGTATACCTGCGCACCGTGAAGGTGTATGCCAACACCGCAGGCGACCGCCTGATCGAGGTGCTGCAAGGCAGTGATACCGGTCCGGTATATGCTTCCAAAACCGTTACCATCCCTGCGGGTGAGAGCCGCGTGACCCTCGACTTCTACCTGCAACCCGGTACCAATTATTTCATCAAGTGTACCGGTGATCCGACCACCACGCCTTCAGACGTGGACCTCTACCGGAATGATGCCGGCAGTACCTTCCCCCTCAATGTAGGAGGTGTGGTGTCCATCACAGGTACCAATGCCGGTTCGGATGGATACTACTACTATTTCTACGACTGGGAGATCCAGGAGAAGGAGTGCGTGAGCGAGCGCGTGGAAGTGGTGGCTACGGTGGATCCCAACGGTGTGAACCCGACCATCTCCGCAGACAATTCAACGGTGTGTGCAGGCGATGCGGTGAACATGGATGCCGGTAGCGGATATACCGCTTACCAATGGTCTACAGGTGCAACCACCCAGACTGTTACTGTGAACCCGACTGCCAATACCACTTACAGTGTAACGGTAACCGCCAGCGGCGGATGCACGGGCAACACCAGCACATCCATCAGCGTGAACCCGCTGCCGACCCCAACCATCACACAGGATGGCAACGGCACCCTGATCATCTCGGGTATTACAGGTACACATTCTTATCAGTGGTTCCGTGATGGCGCCATGATCAGCGGTGCTACCAACGATACCTACATTCCCAACGTGAACGGCGTGTACACCGTGAAGGTGACAGACGGTAACGGTTGTACCGGTGAGTCTTCACCACTGACGGTGCTGAATGTAGGACTCTCACAGCTAGACCAGGATGTGGCCCTCAGGCTTTTCCCCAACCCCGCCGGTGATCAGGTGAACCTGAGCATCGAAGGCAAGGGTACCCTTCAGATGGAAGTGATCAACCTGATCGGTGAGACCGTGATCGTGAAACGCAACCTGCAAACAGGCACACACACCATCAGCCTGACCGCACTGCCCGACGGCGTGTACATGGTACGCTTGATCGCTACCGACACCCAGGCGCAGAAAGTCATTCGTCTTGTGAAAGGGTTGTAA
- a CDS encoding methionine adenosyltransferase, with translation MPYLFTSESVSEGHPDKVSDQISDALLDAFLAQDENAKVACETLVTTGLVVLSGEVKTSGYIDAQKIARDVVNRIGYTKSDYMFDSESCGVISAIHEQSPDINQGVVRKKEEDQGAGDQGMMFGYATNETDNYMPLALDLAHKLLIELAAIRREGKQMKYLRPDSKSQVTIAYDDDNKPMHVDTIVISTQHDDFDTEKKMLDKIKKDIETILIPRVLKKLPARVQKLFKKKYKLLVNPTGKFVIGGPHGDTGLTGRKIIVDTYGGKGAHGGGAFSGKDSSKVDRSAAYASRHIAKNLVAGGVADEVLVQVAYAIGVAQPVGIYVNTYGTCKAKNSKGKVLSDGEVAAMVTKLFDMRPAAIVKRFGLKNPIFQETAAYGHFGRGPYTKSIALVRDGKKIKRNVEFFSWENIDYKDKVKKAFNL, from the coding sequence ATGCCCTATCTTTTTACATCCGAATCAGTTTCCGAAGGACACCCGGATAAAGTTTCCGATCAAATTTCCGACGCCCTGCTGGATGCCTTCCTGGCGCAGGACGAGAACGCGAAAGTTGCTTGCGAAACGCTCGTAACGACCGGTCTCGTTGTGCTGAGCGGCGAGGTAAAAACATCGGGTTATATCGATGCCCAGAAGATCGCCCGTGATGTGGTGAACAGGATCGGCTACACCAAGTCCGATTACATGTTCGACTCGGAATCATGCGGCGTAATCAGTGCGATCCACGAACAATCACCCGACATCAACCAGGGTGTTGTCCGCAAAAAAGAAGAAGACCAGGGCGCCGGCGACCAGGGAATGATGTTCGGTTACGCCACAAATGAAACCGACAACTACATGCCCCTTGCACTGGACCTGGCCCACAAACTCCTGATCGAGCTGGCAGCCATTCGTCGCGAAGGCAAGCAGATGAAATACCTCCGCCCCGACTCCAAGTCGCAGGTGACCATCGCTTACGACGATGACAACAAACCCATGCATGTAGACACGATCGTGATCTCCACCCAGCATGACGACTTCGACACGGAGAAGAAAATGCTGGACAAGATCAAGAAGGACATCGAAACGATCCTGATCCCCCGTGTACTCAAAAAGCTTCCCGCACGCGTGCAGAAATTGTTCAAGAAGAAATACAAGTTGCTGGTGAATCCCACCGGTAAGTTCGTGATCGGCGGTCCGCACGGCGACACCGGTCTGACCGGCCGTAAGATCATCGTAGATACATACGGTGGAAAAGGTGCACACGGAGGCGGTGCGTTTTCCGGCAAAGACTCTTCCAAGGTAGACAGGTCGGCAGCCTATGCCAGCAGGCACATTGCCAAGAACCTGGTGGCCGGCGGTGTGGCTGATGAAGTGCTTGTTCAGGTAGCTTATGCCATCGGCGTGGCGCAACCCGTGGGTATCTACGTGAACACTTATGGCACCTGCAAAGCCAAGAACAGCAAAGGCAAAGTGCTCTCCGACGGAGAAGTGGCGGCCATGGTGACCAAGTTGTTCGATATGCGTCCGGCAGCCATCGTGAAGCGATTCGGACTGAAGAACCCCATCTTCCAGGAAACCGCAGCATACGGTCACTTCGGCCGTGGTCCCTACACGAAATCCATTGCGCTGGTCCGCGACGGCAAAAAAATCAAGCGCAACGTGGAGTTCTTCAGCTGGGAGAACATCGACTATAAGGACAAAGTGAAGAAAGCCTTCAACCTGTAA
- the der gene encoding ribosome biogenesis GTPase Der, producing MSNIVAIVGRPNVGKSTFFNRMVGGRDAIVDEVSGVTRDRHYGVGEWNGKRFTLIDTGGYVVGSDDVFEEEIRKQVTAAIEEADLIIFVVDVETGITDMDKTVANMLRQSERKVLLAVNKVDNSMRVNDATEFYALGLGEYHCVSAINGSGTGELLDEMASELSDEDPDSNSELPRFAIVGRPNVGKSSLVNALLGEDRHIVTPVAGTTRDAIHSRYNKFGFDFMLVDTAGLRKKGKVHEDLEFYSVMRTVRAIENCDVCFLLLDAQEEFGAQDMNIFRLAQRNKKGIVILVNKWDLVQKDTHTALQYEKLIKEKIQPFTDVPILFISALTKQRIMDAMKMGVQVYENRRKKIATSVLNEWIEPVLEKYPPPAVRGLYVKIKYVTQLPIFTPTFAFFCNHPQHVKDPYKRFLENRLRESFDFTGVPINIVFRKK from the coding sequence ATGTCAAACATTGTTGCCATCGTAGGACGCCCGAATGTGGGCAAATCAACTTTTTTCAACCGCATGGTGGGAGGAAGAGACGCCATTGTAGATGAGGTCAGCGGCGTTACCCGCGACCGGCATTACGGCGTAGGTGAGTGGAATGGTAAGCGGTTCACCCTGATTGATACCGGTGGTTATGTGGTGGGATCCGATGACGTGTTTGAGGAAGAGATCCGCAAGCAGGTGACCGCCGCCATTGAAGAAGCTGACCTGATCATCTTTGTGGTGGATGTGGAAACCGGCATCACCGACATGGACAAGACCGTTGCCAACATGCTGCGCCAAAGCGAGCGGAAGGTCCTCCTTGCCGTGAACAAAGTAGATAACAGCATGCGTGTGAATGACGCTACCGAGTTTTATGCGTTGGGGCTGGGTGAATACCATTGTGTGTCGGCCATAAACGGCAGCGGCACCGGCGAACTGCTGGATGAAATGGCGTCGGAACTCAGCGATGAAGATCCGGATTCAAATTCCGAACTGCCCCGTTTCGCCATCGTTGGCCGGCCCAATGTGGGTAAGTCTTCACTGGTGAATGCCCTGCTGGGGGAAGACAGGCACATCGTAACGCCGGTAGCCGGAACCACGCGGGATGCCATCCACAGCCGGTACAACAAGTTCGGTTTTGATTTCATGCTGGTGGATACTGCCGGTTTGCGTAAGAAAGGAAAGGTGCACGAAGACCTGGAGTTTTATTCCGTCATGCGCACAGTGAGGGCCATCGAGAATTGCGACGTGTGTTTTTTGCTGCTGGATGCCCAGGAAGAATTCGGCGCCCAGGACATGAACATCTTCCGCCTCGCCCAACGCAACAAAAAGGGCATCGTAATCCTGGTCAACAAGTGGGACCTGGTGCAAAAAGACACCCATACGGCGCTCCAATACGAAAAGCTGATTAAGGAAAAGATCCAGCCGTTTACCGATGTCCCCATCCTGTTTATATCCGCACTCACCAAGCAGCGCATCATGGATGCCATGAAGATGGGTGTTCAGGTGTATGAGAACCGCCGCAAGAAGATCGCAACCTCCGTTCTGAACGAATGGATCGAACCCGTGCTGGAAAAATATCCCCCTCCGGCGGTGCGTGGATTGTATGTCAAAATCAAATATGTAACCCAGCTTCCGATCTTCACACCCACCTTTGCATTCTTCTGCAACCACCCGCAACACGTGAAAGACCCTTACAAAAGGTTCCTTGAAAACAGGCTCAGAGAGTCTTTTGATTTCACCGGAGTGCCGATCAATATCGTGTTCAGAAAGAAATAA
- a CDS encoding DUF393 domain-containing protein, translating to MEHLPDHIIFFDGHCHLCSGAVQWILKRDKRRVFFFAPLQSGTAATLLPPEMSDLQNMGTFVYVRNGVLLIRSTAALAMLNQLGGIWSVLSWLKVVPRPIRDAAYNLVARNRYKWFGKREVCMMPQPGNAERFLD from the coding sequence ATGGAACACCTACCTGACCATATCATTTTCTTTGACGGCCACTGTCACCTCTGTAGCGGCGCCGTGCAATGGATCCTGAAACGCGACAAACGCAGGGTGTTCTTCTTTGCACCCCTGCAGTCCGGCACCGCAGCTACACTTCTTCCGCCCGAGATGTCAGATCTGCAAAACATGGGTACGTTCGTATATGTCAGAAACGGAGTACTTCTCATCCGGTCAACGGCAGCACTCGCCATGCTGAATCAACTCGGTGGTATCTGGTCGGTGTTGTCCTGGCTGAAGGTTGTGCCCAGGCCCATCCGTGATGCCGCGTACAACCTCGTGGCACGCAACCGCTACAAATGGTTCGGTAAAAGGGAAGTTTGCATGATGCCCCAACCGGGGAATGCAGAACGGTTCCTGGATTAA